The following nucleotide sequence is from Acyrthosiphon pisum isolate AL4f chromosome A2, pea_aphid_22Mar2018_4r6ur, whole genome shotgun sequence.
TATACAGTAACCATATAAGCCATAATCAGTGTAGCCataccttataaattatttattgtgtattatccaattttatttatataaacaaatttaatttaatttattagttttacttGGTTTATCagtgtaactataatattccaaaagggaatataaatatttttcaatgtgtCTACACTGATGCCTGGATAAAGTTTGTTGCCCGCTTATTATCATTAAGCTTCCCGTATTctcatttttaagtatttgatattatatagtttcacGTCGGACGTGTAAATAGCCATCGCGATCTTTATTGGCGGTAGTTGTAAAAAAGCGTTTGTATGTACAAGGAATCAGCCATGGATGAGAATCCACCTCTAAAGAATGTCGATCCCATGGAACTTTCCTCCGATGATATACTTGGtgtgatgaaaaatatttcaatggtCAAAAATGGCTTAATGCCTTATGAACATGACACTGATCAAGTTGAAATTGGTAATAGTGATGCAGATGCAATGTTCACAATTGGCGATAATGATTTAAGTTCTTTTGAAAGAGATTTATTAGACAATGTAATTGGAATGGCAGAAGAAGAAGTAGTTACTCAATATGATGAAACACCTACTGTGAAAGAAAATTTCAACAAATACATGAACAAAGGTAAAATGTTGAGTGAGCGActccaaaaaataatatcaaagctACAGAATATACAACTAAAAACTATGAGTAAGTGTTCCACTCAAGAAATCTATAATGTGTTACAATCACAAAAAAGTAAtgctattaaaaatatcaaatcaacATTGCTCAAAGTTCAAAAAAGGCAATCTaatccatttttaaaaagtttacttTGTGATGAAATTAAAGATGGTGAAAAAGTCTTTGGAATGTTAGAGTCGCAAATTAAAACAGTAAATGAAGAATACGACTCGGAAGCAACAGCTAGTGATTCAGAAAGTGACACTTTGGGAGAAACTAGCGAAGAAGAATTACAATCATCCAATTGTCCTATAGAGAAAAGAAATTCTTGGAAATGGCTTCATGAACGTGTAAGTATTGCGTACCGATTAACTTGGCTGGTTAATGTTATGTCTGATATAGagttcaaaatcaatttttacaaTGAAGCATTAAATCGATATTCTTCTCATTCATATGTACAAGACCAGGAAGAAGAATCTGGTAGAAGATGTTTTCCGTATGAACCAAAAACTCAACATAGAATGTTAATGCAACCTCCACTCATAAACTTGGCTGCAGCTTTAAAAAAGGGGGACAAGGCAAAATTAAATCGTATTAATCCCTGTGATTGCTATGGGATTGATTCATGTCCTACTTGTGTAAGTCTTCAGCGCCATTCAAATGATTCTGGTCATTTTTTGAGTGATACTTTTCATCCAGTCCTATCATATTCTAAAGATATTTCTTTAAGCGTTGCGCTATCTAATGAGTTAGGAAAATCATCTTTtcatctaaaacaaaaaaataagtctTCATCTGAtacagattttaataaatattttgtggacCGGACACCTGAACAAAGTCCTGCTATTAGGCAAGTTCCACCGGTTAAACTACAAAATGCTTGGCCTACTCGCAATGATCCAATTACTAAATTCAATCGAAATCAAAGACAAGCAAGAAAAAGGAGACGTATACGTTATAGCAAACATAAAAGAAGTAGGATGGATgaagattataaatataacagtcGAAGAAGTAGTGAAAGTATTTGTGATGATGATGATCTTGATGAGGTGTATGAAGAAGACAATTATGACTCTGATCCAGATTATAGCCCTTGGTTTCCAAGAACAGGAGATAAAACATACAATGCTAAGCGTGAGTATGatattgacaatattgttataccatATAGTATTGCTGCTGCATCTAGAGTCGAAATGGTCAAATATAAAGAAATAGTAACACCAAAGTGGCGCATTGTTAAAGAATTAGATGTAGATCCAGTTGAATTTGCTGCAACAGTTCCAGAGCCAGAAGTTGTTGAAGATCTAGATGAAGGAAGACGCAGTGCTCATCATGAAGCGTGTGAAATTGAAGAACGAATGAGATTTAGGACTACAAAGAAACAAACAGAGCGCACACATAAGAATAGTGGGCATTGTAGTAGTGGGGAAAATACATCTGAAGCAATGTCACCACTATTTGAAAGTCGGTCCCCAATGCCTACTGTGGAAGAGGAACCAGACGCAGGTCCTAGTAATCAAGATTggaaccaataaaatatttttattaattattgatgaataaatattgtatattataaactgtaaaaaCCAAAGTTAATACTTTAGGTTAGTTAAACACAAAACTAATTgtcatatttaggtatattttttttttataaattagaactaatgtaaaatatattttctttacttGTTGTATTATACAagttgtatagtaaaatatagcctgataaacatttacttttattCTTAAAGTTGACCACTATATTTCATTAAGATAAATCATATtttctcatttattttatttttaggatctcacttattttacaaaaaaagaagTTTTGATGTAAGTaccgatattataaattatataaacaaaaaataaaatacaaatatattacaaattttgggaaatttatcataaatttataaaattagaatgtgtataatacaatgtttagTGCACATGAAAAGTTCAAGTCTTTAGCTCCTGAAAAAGTGGgacataataaaaatgcaaaattagcATTAAACAAGGTTCTTAAGCTACCTGAATTAGCAGCTAATCCTTTTGGTGAACGTATGTGTCAAGTATTCAGTTCTAGTCAAGATGGGGATTGTACATTTGAAGATTTTTTAGATATGATGTCAGTATTTAGTTCTATGGCACCTGCAGATGTAAAGGCTGAACATGtctttagaatttttggtaagagataatacgattattaaacaaaaaatatgtgatttatacaatatgttgGCCATTGGgtttataaaattctaaaatataagcaTAGAATTAATCGATAATTATTCtaaagtaataaatacattttattaaagatCATTACAGGTTTTCTGATACAGTAAACTATAGAGGTTTTTGTATAACTTTAGATTATATTAGAGATTTGGGCAATCAATGAAAAGCTAGCTTTCTAAAGTTCatgtcatattttaattctatcttagaatttttattaataactattcaatagattttgaaatttattggcacccaaaatgtatcaattattttctgttagtaaaaaataataaaatcatcaaataattttaatggattatttaattatcttattcaacatttttagattttgatggTGATGACATGTTAGGTGTTGgagatattaaaaaagtaattcaaTGTTTAATCGGAGAACAAAATGTCTTTAATGATAATGATCTTAAACGtttggtacataaaatatttgaagaagTAGATTTTGATGACGACGGCGCTCTTTCATTTTCTGAATTTGAACACGTAACTGACATGTGTCCAGATTTTGTTAAgtcagtatatattttttattgtattatcaatGCTTGTTTGTTCTTCAAGatcattggttttaaaatgttcaattttttttaaatagattgtattcagtaattattatcatttgtatatttaacatttttttatattttatatacttgcaTGAATTGCATGGTTGTTAATTGTTAGATAATTATGCCTCTCTAGtttaagaaacaatatttttttttttgataattcaacatattttatagcattAAAACCAAATGCGAATACACTTAGTTAGTACACAGAAGTTACTGACTTTTTGTTACCTTTTGTTCTAGAGAGTTcatgtatatttttcatattttttctccATTTTATGTAAAAGTGACATGTGTAACAGTTCATCTATtcatacctaggtataactaagatcatatttaattaatattttgttcggtGTTGTGGGGCGGGCCGGAGGAGCAATAGCCCTCGTAGTTTCTCCTTATTAATCTGTGTGGACATTTCCCCCACATCCTTCTACTAAGTTGGTATACTTGTAAATGGCTtgtaataaacatacatttacataaatatttatatatataatatattataatattcaccaaGCATGGAAAATCtcaattttttcctttaataatgtatttattgaaattcttactaatggaattttaaatataataaagggtcatattttaaattattaagatttagtaaaattatatttatttaacaaccttaataattaactgtaaaaaaggttggttctcatttaaaaaaaaagggttAATTTTGCCACCAGATATTCCTggtaaaaacaactttttttcaatatattatgttacagtaaatttaattatttgccaAATTTTAGAAACATCCTTATAGTATTCTTGGTCTTGGCCTCTTTTATTGAAGAAAACATTTTGTGTGAGTTGTTATCCAATGTATTATACTTGGAGGGAAGGAGCTTCCACCTAGTTGTCTgtgttagtaaaatatttgagctacatataacaatatatcacattatatatAACTGACATTTTAGGCCTTGCAATTTTACTCTGCCCTGGACCATGAAAAGCATCAGGACGGCTCTGCTTATCATAAATCCCTAGAAGCGGGaatctattaaaatgtataaaaattaatttggattGTTGAAAGGGCAAAGCAATTTACCAATAGGGCAATAATTTTACTTGCTGATGAATTTCAGCCGGagtcaaaaataaaagaaattttgattttctaaaatgtttaaaaaactatttatattttcttaatttacattttcaattttttacacttatttattaatacctttTTAGCCAttgcttaaattttaatttattttgctgtTTGGCATAGTTTATGTATACCCTTAATGCTTACTGCTTAACTCATAAGTGAGTGCATATTAAAAGTGGAAAATAGGATTTCATTGGTTTGAATTCAAAACCCTATTTATTAGGTTTAATGTTAAGTCTGTAAAGTATGAACACAAAACTATATCATCTGTATAGTTGTGACTATCGTTATAGGTATCTTTTGCATTAGACTTGTGggttataagcatttttaatttacatttattatacacttaaaaacTGATTTATCGTAAAAcaacttccaacaaaacacagatcatgttcttaccatcaagtttcataataggtcaattcactaatatttaagctaacaacataaaacgtgaatttctgagcgtaaatctGGTATGTTACacgtttgtaagacgaagacaacacatgcagatATGTTGTCCTCgttaagatttataatttataagtaggtttTGGGACATGCTGCATTTGAATATTCTTTAATTATGACTTTAGAATATTTAAAGGaagataaaaatttgttttgagacatgatacatttatataactaattaaaattattttaggttcATATTTCCAACAATATTAGGGCAATAAGACCCAAACCCTACTTACAAATGATTACTACTTACTACCtagtattaaaagtttaaaataggtTGACTATATGaactacctattttactttgacaattattttttcaatattattatattgaaatatttttgtatagtacctaactgTGTTGACTGACtgttgtacaattaatatttaggtacagaAACTTTATTTTggattagaataatataagttaaatgattgaaattaaaatgtattcaaataatactacaaatgaataaataaattcccAACTACTGCTTGTTGTCTCAACTGTTAATAGTGTCACAGTCTATGACAATGTTTCTTAACCTGTGGTCCACGATACTCATGTCTTGTCCTATGTGCTCTGCTACATATTGTGATCTATTATGGGACATTTGTCATATGCACT
It contains:
- the LOC100166284 gene encoding uncharacterized protein LOC100166284 isoform X1, yielding MGQKSSQFSAEELNDYQDLTYFTKKEVLIAHEKFKSLAPEKVGHNKNAKLALNKVLKLPELAANPFGERMCQVFSSSQDGDCTFEDFLDMMSVFSSMAPADVKAEHVFRIFDFDGDDMLGVGDIKKVIQCLIGEQNVFNDNDLKRLVHKIFEEVDFDDDGALSFSEFEHVTDMCPDFVKMFNIKL
- the LOC100166284 gene encoding uncharacterized protein LOC100166284 (The RefSeq protein has 1 frameshift compared to this genomic sequence) produces the protein MGQKSSQFSAEELNDYQDLTYFTKKEVLIAHEKFKSLAPEKVGHNKNAKLALNKVLKLPELAANPFGERMCQVFSSSQDGDCTFEDFLDMMSVFSSMAPADVKAEHVFRIFDFDGDDMLGVGDIKKVIQCLIGEQNVFNDNDLKRLVHKIFEEVDFDDDGALSFSEFEHVTDMCPDFVKSVYIFYCIINACLFLQDHWF